The following are encoded in a window of Mycolicibacterium tusciae JS617 genomic DNA:
- a CDS encoding hemophore-related protein translates to MTASVTNVRRGLFGVLAGGALVFGPAAILAPMATAQPAPPAPNCSAANVASTVSAATAAESAYLLAHPQHNEALSGISSQPQEQVQGAYNTYFEQNPQARNDLAAVHQPVSALREQCGFNVTPTLVANAVLTGTQTPAGIDTPNLNQNEVDTPAGVPPS, encoded by the coding sequence ATGACCGCCTCTGTTACGAACGTTCGCCGTGGCCTCTTCGGCGTGCTCGCCGGTGGCGCGCTCGTCTTCGGCCCGGCGGCGATCCTAGCCCCGATGGCCACCGCCCAGCCCGCTCCCCCCGCACCCAATTGCTCGGCAGCGAACGTGGCAAGCACCGTCAGCGCTGCCACCGCGGCCGAGAGCGCCTACCTGCTGGCCCACCCCCAGCACAACGAGGCGCTGTCGGGCATCTCGTCGCAGCCGCAGGAACAGGTACAGGGCGCCTACAACACGTATTTCGAGCAGAACCCGCAGGCCAGAAATGACCTTGCGGCCGTTCACCAGCCGGTGAGCGCGCTGAGGGAGCAGTGTGGCTTCAACGTGACGCCGACGCTGGTGGCCAATGCCGTGTTGACCGGGACCCAGACGCCGGCGGGCATCGATACGCCGAATCTCAACCAAAACGAGGTAGACACCCCGGCAGGCGTGCCGCCGTCCTAG
- a CDS encoding RecQ family ATP-dependent DNA helicase — protein MTTRDDAQAILEQLAGPAARLRDDQWTAIEALVVGRQRALVVQRTGWGKSAVYFIAAKLLREAGRGPTVIVSPLLALMRNQVAAAERAGVHAATINSSNVADWDEINDRVHRRELDVLLVSPERLNNPDFRDQVLPALAHDAGLVVVDEAHCVSDWGHDFRPDYRRIRTLIGELGTGVPVLATTATANDRVVDDVAAQLGVGGQDTLVLRGGLDRESLRLSVVKAGNPAQRAAWLAAHIDSLPGSGIVYTLTVAQAHDVASLLREQGHEVAAYTGSTEAAEREQLEADLLANRVKALVATSALGMGFDKPDLGFVVHLGAPSSPIAYYQQVGRAGRSTESAEVILLPGHEDQDVWRYFASVAFPSEAMVRNVIGALEPERPLSTPALEPLVDLGRSRLEMVLKVLDVDGAVRRVKGGWVGTGAAWEYDEPRYRKLDDARKREQQAMLDYQATDGCRMAFLRGQLDDPTLEAGERCGRCDNCTGEHLSADVDPGATEDTRQRLMRPGVELTPRKQWPSGLAKLGVELSGKIGDGPAPGRAIGRLTDLGWGARLRRVLDEPDGEVSQDLVAAAVKVLASWDWADRPTAVMALDSDRHPLLISSLSRELARLGRLTDLGTLEYSPTRRAVTAANSAYRVAALDGAWTAPDPGPIASVGGPVLLVDDLSDTGWTLTMAARVVRAAGAVDVLPFALASTS, from the coding sequence ATGACAACCCGCGACGACGCACAGGCGATCCTCGAGCAGCTGGCCGGCCCGGCCGCCCGACTGCGCGACGACCAATGGACGGCCATCGAGGCGCTGGTGGTCGGTCGGCAGCGGGCACTGGTGGTGCAGCGCACCGGCTGGGGCAAGTCGGCGGTGTACTTCATCGCCGCCAAACTGCTTCGTGAAGCGGGGCGCGGCCCGACGGTGATCGTGTCGCCGCTGCTGGCGCTGATGCGCAACCAGGTGGCAGCCGCGGAACGCGCCGGAGTCCACGCCGCCACCATCAACTCGAGCAACGTCGCCGACTGGGACGAGATCAACGATCGTGTGCACCGCCGCGAACTCGACGTCCTGCTGGTCAGCCCGGAACGGTTGAACAATCCCGACTTTCGCGATCAGGTGTTGCCCGCGCTGGCCCACGACGCCGGGCTCGTCGTCGTCGACGAGGCGCACTGCGTTTCGGACTGGGGCCACGATTTCCGGCCCGACTACCGGCGCATCCGCACCCTGATCGGTGAACTCGGTACCGGCGTGCCGGTGCTGGCGACCACCGCCACCGCCAACGACAGGGTCGTCGACGACGTCGCCGCCCAGTTGGGCGTCGGTGGGCAGGACACCCTGGTGCTGCGCGGCGGTCTTGATCGCGAGTCGCTGAGGCTTTCGGTGGTCAAGGCGGGCAACCCGGCACAGCGCGCGGCTTGGCTTGCTGCACATATCGATTCGCTGCCGGGTTCGGGAATCGTCTACACCCTCACCGTGGCTCAGGCTCACGACGTCGCGTCGCTGTTGCGTGAGCAGGGCCACGAGGTCGCCGCTTACACCGGTTCCACCGAAGCGGCCGAACGTGAGCAACTCGAGGCGGATCTGCTGGCCAACAGGGTCAAGGCACTCGTGGCCACGTCGGCGCTCGGCATGGGTTTCGACAAACCTGACCTCGGCTTCGTCGTCCATCTGGGCGCCCCGTCATCACCGATCGCCTACTACCAGCAGGTCGGCCGCGCCGGCCGGTCCACGGAGAGCGCCGAGGTGATCCTGCTCCCCGGCCACGAGGACCAGGATGTCTGGCGGTATTTCGCCTCGGTGGCGTTCCCGTCGGAGGCCATGGTGCGCAACGTGATTGGCGCACTGGAACCCGAGCGGCCGTTGTCCACACCCGCGCTGGAACCCCTCGTCGATTTGGGGCGGTCGCGGTTGGAGATGGTGCTCAAGGTGCTCGACGTCGACGGGGCGGTGCGGCGCGTCAAGGGCGGCTGGGTCGGCACCGGAGCGGCGTGGGAGTACGACGAGCCGCGCTATCGCAAGCTCGACGACGCCCGAAAGCGCGAACAGCAGGCGATGCTCGACTACCAGGCCACCGACGGTTGCCGGATGGCATTCCTGCGCGGTCAACTCGACGACCCCACCTTGGAAGCGGGTGAGCGGTGCGGTCGGTGTGACAACTGCACCGGCGAACACCTCAGCGCCGACGTCGATCCGGGCGCCACCGAGGACACCAGGCAACGGCTGATGCGACCCGGGGTGGAGCTCACACCGCGCAAGCAATGGCCGTCTGGGCTGGCCAAGTTGGGCGTCGAGCTGAGCGGGAAGATCGGCGATGGTCCGGCGCCGGGCCGCGCGATCGGGAGGCTGACCGACCTTGGCTGGGGTGCACGGTTGCGGCGCGTGCTCGACGAACCCGATGGCGAGGTGTCCCAAGACCTGGTGGCCGCCGCGGTGAAGGTGCTGGCGTCCTGGGACTGGGCCGATCGGCCGACCGCGGTGATGGCGCTGGACTCGGACCGCCATCCGCTGCTGATCTCGTCGCTGAGCCGCGAATTGGCTCGACTCGGCAGGCTGACCGACCTCGGGACCCTGGAGTACTCGCCGACGCGGCGGGCGGTCACGGCGGCGAATTCGGCGTACCGCGTCGCTGCGCTCGATGGCGCCTGGACGGCGCCGGATCCGGGCCCGATCGCATCCGTCGGTGGACCGGTGCTGCTCGTCGACGACCTGTCCGACACCGGGTGGACGCTGACGATGGCGGCCCGGGTCGTGCGTGCCGCGGGCGCGGTGGACGTCCTGCCGTTCGCGCTGGCCAGCACAAGCTGA
- a CDS encoding hemophore-related protein: MKMSEKTVRRGLYGMFAGGLLAFGSAAIVIPVVNAQPAPGAEPQNCSVSTIADTSRTVSEATSTYLTSNPETNNALSEIVSTSPADVTQAFRTYFAENPTVESALMTINQPAIDLASQCGVQVAPTPITEALTDL, encoded by the coding sequence ATGAAGATGTCCGAAAAGACCGTGCGACGCGGCCTGTACGGCATGTTCGCCGGCGGTCTGCTTGCTTTTGGTTCCGCGGCTATCGTCATACCGGTCGTGAACGCCCAGCCCGCACCGGGTGCCGAGCCCCAGAATTGCAGCGTCAGCACAATTGCCGACACCTCACGCACGGTGTCGGAAGCCACGAGCACGTACCTGACCTCGAATCCCGAAACCAACAACGCGCTTTCGGAAATCGTATCGACATCGCCCGCTGACGTGACCCAGGCGTTCCGCACATACTTCGCGGAGAACCCGACGGTCGAATCCGCGTTGATGACCATCAACCAGCCGGCCATCGATCTGGCCAGTCAATGTGGCGTCCAGGTGGCGCCAACCCCGATCACCGAGGCGCTGACCGACCTCTGA
- a CDS encoding IclR family transcriptional regulator — protein MSARESSGRASPPTDRVVRILDYLAGRPTERFGVSDLARRIGLSKPTCLGIVTSLAEAGYLVRDAADKTYRLGPSLITLGHKAQESMRVSPAAREELRRLSARFGVTAALSGVVDDRITLLDLVAPAGARPGVEVGQSYPFAPPVGLMFVLWDEEAERNWLAKEPTIPLRTHSDRLDRVIARCRDDGYLVERLTPGGRRLYSLMAGMSSNLPDELRALLGELVSDIGERVYLPDESQTKGKRRPVRSDISVISAPVYDHHRRQVMVASMHIGKSLTDSEIVERARALVTTADAVSAQLSGGERSAIRGRSAPR, from the coding sequence GTGTCCGCCCGCGAGTCTTCCGGCCGCGCATCGCCGCCGACCGACCGGGTCGTGCGGATCCTCGATTACCTCGCGGGCCGCCCCACGGAGCGCTTCGGGGTGTCCGATTTGGCCCGGCGGATCGGACTGAGCAAGCCGACGTGCCTCGGCATCGTCACCTCGCTCGCCGAGGCGGGGTACCTGGTGCGCGACGCAGCCGACAAGACGTACCGCCTCGGTCCGTCGCTGATCACGCTGGGCCATAAGGCACAGGAGTCGATGCGCGTCAGCCCAGCGGCGCGCGAGGAGCTACGGCGGCTGTCTGCGCGGTTCGGGGTGACCGCGGCCCTTTCCGGCGTCGTCGATGATCGGATCACGCTGCTGGATCTGGTGGCGCCCGCCGGCGCGAGACCCGGTGTCGAGGTCGGACAGAGCTATCCCTTCGCCCCACCCGTCGGGCTGATGTTCGTGCTGTGGGACGAGGAGGCCGAACGCAACTGGCTCGCCAAGGAGCCGACGATCCCGCTACGCACACATTCGGACCGGCTCGATCGGGTGATCGCGAGGTGCCGCGACGACGGTTATCTGGTCGAGCGGCTGACCCCCGGCGGCCGACGCCTGTACTCGTTGATGGCGGGGATGTCGAGCAACCTGCCCGACGAATTGCGGGCCCTGCTCGGCGAATTGGTTTCCGACATCGGTGAGCGCGTGTATCTGCCTGACGAGAGCCAAACCAAAGGAAAGCGCCGCCCAGTCCGTTCAGATATCAGCGTGATCTCGGCACCGGTGTATGACCACCACCGGCGGCAGGTCATGGTGGCGTCGATGCACATCGGAAAATCGTTGACGGACAGCGAGATTGTCGAGCGTGCCCGAGCCCTGGTGACGACCGCCGATGCAGTCAGCGCGCAATTGAGCGGTGGAGAACGGTCAGCGATCAGAGGTCGGTCAGCGCCTCGGTGA
- a CDS encoding SDR family oxidoreductase, producing the protein MASELLKDRVVVISGVGPALGTTLAKRCANAGADLVLAARTVERLEDVAKEITDIGRRAVTVGTDITDEAQVNNLVEQTLEAYGRVDVLINNAFRVPSMKPFANTTFEHMRDAIELTVFGALRMIQGFTPALAESKGSVVNVNSMVVRHSQAKYGAYKMAKSALLAMSQTLATELGEQGIRVNSVLPGYIWGGTLKSYFEHQAGKYGTSVDDIYNAAAAGSDLKRLPTEEEVASAILFMASDLSSGITGQALDVNCGEYKA; encoded by the coding sequence GTGGCGTCGGAACTCTTGAAAGACCGGGTCGTTGTCATCAGTGGCGTCGGTCCGGCGCTGGGCACCACGCTCGCCAAGCGGTGCGCCAACGCGGGCGCCGATCTCGTGCTGGCCGCCCGCACGGTGGAACGGCTGGAGGATGTGGCCAAGGAGATCACCGACATCGGCAGGCGCGCGGTGACGGTGGGCACCGACATCACCGACGAGGCTCAGGTGAACAACCTCGTCGAGCAGACGCTCGAGGCGTACGGCAGGGTCGACGTGTTGATCAACAACGCATTCCGGGTGCCGTCCATGAAGCCCTTCGCGAACACCACTTTCGAGCACATGCGCGACGCCATCGAACTGACGGTGTTCGGCGCTCTGCGGATGATCCAGGGGTTCACCCCCGCATTGGCCGAATCCAAGGGCTCCGTGGTCAACGTGAACTCGATGGTCGTGCGCCACTCACAGGCCAAGTACGGCGCCTACAAGATGGCCAAGTCGGCGCTACTGGCGATGTCGCAGACGCTGGCGACCGAGCTCGGCGAGCAGGGTATCCGGGTGAACTCCGTTCTGCCGGGCTATATCTGGGGTGGAACACTGAAAAGCTACTTCGAGCATCAGGCCGGCAAGTACGGCACCAGTGTCGACGACATCTACAACGCCGCCGCGGCGGGATCTGACCTCAAGCGGTTGCCGACCGAGGAGGAGGTCGCCTCGGCGATCCTGTTCATGGCGAGCGACCTGTCCAGCGGTATCACCGGACAGGCGCTGGACGTCAATTGCGGGGAGTACAAGGCCTAA
- a CDS encoding sulfotransferase family protein encodes MVRTDVGTVDDLHASATKVCGLDDFGVDDDNYREALAVLLESFRRDADLTEIGSKMNRFFVRNALVARLVSEAAWKQYPQHADVAIERPIFVTGLPRTGTTVIHRLLTADPRHQGLQLWLAEFPQPRPPRETWSQNPVFTQIDAQFAKAHAENPDYTGLHYMTADEVEECWQLLRQSLHSVSYETLAHLPTYSQWLAKQNWTKAYQRHRKNLQLIGLNDAEKRWVLKNPSHLFALDAIFETYPDALIVQCHRPAETIMASMCSLAQHTTEGWSNTFVGAQIGEDAMETWTRGLKRFNDVRADHDQTQFCDVDYFEFVKDPVSAVEDIYAHFDIDFTDEARAAIADSHAESQQGPRAPKHTYSLADYGLTDEQVKERFRGL; translated from the coding sequence ATGGTTAGGACGGACGTCGGAACTGTCGACGATCTGCACGCCTCGGCGACCAAGGTGTGCGGCCTCGACGACTTCGGTGTCGACGACGACAACTACCGCGAGGCGCTGGCCGTGCTGCTGGAGTCGTTCCGGCGCGATGCCGACCTGACCGAAATCGGTAGCAAGATGAACCGGTTCTTCGTGCGCAACGCGCTGGTGGCACGGCTGGTGTCGGAGGCGGCCTGGAAGCAGTACCCGCAGCACGCCGACGTGGCCATCGAGCGACCCATCTTCGTCACCGGGCTGCCCCGCACGGGCACCACCGTCATCCACCGCCTGCTCACCGCCGACCCCAGGCACCAAGGTCTGCAACTCTGGTTGGCCGAGTTTCCCCAACCCCGCCCACCACGCGAGACCTGGTCGCAGAATCCGGTTTTCACGCAGATAGATGCGCAGTTCGCCAAGGCGCACGCGGAGAATCCGGACTACACGGGGCTGCACTACATGACCGCCGACGAGGTGGAGGAGTGCTGGCAACTGCTGCGCCAGTCGTTGCATTCGGTGTCCTACGAGACGCTGGCCCATCTGCCCACGTACTCACAGTGGCTGGCCAAGCAGAACTGGACCAAGGCGTATCAGCGGCATCGCAAGAACTTGCAACTGATCGGTCTCAACGACGCCGAGAAGCGGTGGGTGCTCAAGAACCCGAGCCATCTGTTCGCGCTCGACGCAATTTTCGAGACCTACCCCGACGCGCTCATCGTGCAGTGCCACCGGCCCGCGGAGACCATCATGGCCTCGATGTGCTCGTTGGCGCAGCACACGACCGAGGGCTGGTCGAACACCTTCGTCGGCGCGCAGATCGGCGAGGACGCGATGGAGACGTGGACGCGAGGTCTCAAGCGGTTCAATGACGTTCGGGCCGACCATGACCAGACGCAGTTCTGTGACGTCGATTACTTCGAGTTCGTCAAGGATCCGGTCTCGGCCGTTGAGGACATCTACGCCCACTTCGACATCGACTTCACCGATGAGGCCCGCGCGGCAATAGCCGACAGCCACGCCGAAAGCCAGCAGGGTCCGCGCGCGCCGAAGCACACCTACTCGCTGGCCGATTACGGTCTGACCGACGAGCAGGTCAAGGAGCGCTTCAGGGGGCTGTGA
- a CDS encoding sensor domain-containing protein produces MGKRAVALVLVFAVSGCTRVVDTPPNATPPVAPIPAGQVGDLLSPSVAKYDGNLFSAVDPEDCSGVAKEVDPPFIFEFDPAATDGGHWMVDDLGRQTYIEEMVGVYPADYDAKDALAQAKRTLQSCQDVPFTVTDMKGRSYDFTMLPPVTSDSPNILLWSLRAKDWACDSTFVTAHNAAIEISTCGPVGGYPVSTLANDALNRIERLANTTV; encoded by the coding sequence ATGGGAAAACGTGCGGTCGCCCTGGTGCTCGTTTTCGCGGTTTCAGGCTGCACCCGCGTCGTCGACACCCCGCCGAACGCCACCCCGCCGGTGGCACCGATTCCCGCCGGACAGGTCGGTGACCTGTTGAGCCCGAGTGTCGCGAAGTACGACGGCAACCTGTTTTCCGCCGTCGACCCCGAGGACTGCAGCGGCGTCGCCAAGGAGGTGGATCCACCCTTCATCTTCGAGTTCGATCCGGCGGCAACAGACGGCGGACACTGGATGGTCGACGACCTCGGCCGTCAGACGTACATCGAGGAGATGGTCGGCGTCTATCCCGCGGACTACGACGCGAAGGACGCACTGGCGCAGGCGAAGCGCACGCTGCAGTCCTGCCAGGATGTTCCGTTCACCGTCACCGACATGAAGGGCCGCTCGTACGACTTCACAATGCTGCCCCCGGTGACATCCGATTCACCCAACATCCTGCTGTGGTCCCTGCGCGCCAAGGACTGGGCCTGCGACAGTACGTTCGTCACCGCCCACAATGCGGCGATCGAGATTTCGACGTGCGGGCCGGTCGGCGGGTACCCGGTGAGCACCCTGGCCAACGATGCGTTGAATCGCATTGAAAGACTCGCCAATACGACCGTCTGA
- a CDS encoding MFS transporter: MTDQSSVKSPDQPADQQTVRRAAWAGLIGTALEQYDFVIYGTAAALVFNDIFFPDVSPAVGFIASFSTYAVGFAARPLGGLFFSHFGDRVGRKWVLVTTLLLMGVSTFFIGLLPTYDQVGLWAPILLVFLRILQGFGAGAEQAGGIVLLTETAAKGRRGRYASLVYVGAAAGTVLGAVIWILVQLWPEEDVMTWGWRLVFFSSVVVTVAAFVIRRKMSESPIFKELKTEGVVERQKAPISDVLKHGRFGVARVFFMNLGTNAHSYVFQVFMASYLTSQLEIDKAFIPKVLLIGALFACVSAYVFGTLSDRFGRRPMYLIVTGFLLIFPVPAFMLLGTQSLVLIGLVIVLGFVFAGYGSVGVQSAYFPELFGSRYRYAGVALGREFSAVFGGGIAPLICSALVTWASGSWWPVAIYMMAIMAISLIATIVSPETVDRDLLTEEDAGARVRV; the protein is encoded by the coding sequence ATGACGGACCAGAGCAGTGTGAAATCGCCGGACCAGCCGGCCGACCAGCAGACCGTGCGAAGAGCGGCGTGGGCCGGACTCATCGGCACCGCGCTGGAGCAATACGACTTCGTCATCTACGGCACCGCCGCGGCGCTGGTGTTCAACGACATCTTCTTCCCCGACGTCTCACCGGCCGTCGGGTTCATCGCGTCATTCAGCACCTATGCGGTGGGATTCGCCGCGCGACCGCTGGGTGGCCTGTTCTTCTCTCACTTCGGCGACCGGGTGGGCCGCAAGTGGGTCCTCGTGACGACGCTGCTGCTGATGGGCGTCTCTACCTTCTTCATCGGACTGCTGCCCACCTACGACCAGGTAGGGCTGTGGGCGCCGATCCTGCTCGTGTTTCTCCGTATCCTGCAGGGCTTCGGCGCGGGCGCCGAACAAGCAGGCGGCATCGTGCTTCTCACCGAAACGGCGGCGAAAGGCAGGCGTGGTCGTTACGCCTCGCTCGTGTACGTCGGCGCCGCGGCCGGAACGGTGCTCGGGGCGGTGATCTGGATCCTCGTTCAGCTGTGGCCCGAAGAGGACGTGATGACCTGGGGTTGGCGGCTGGTGTTCTTCTCGTCGGTCGTCGTGACCGTCGCGGCGTTCGTCATCCGGCGCAAGATGTCTGAGTCACCGATATTCAAAGAGCTGAAGACCGAAGGCGTCGTGGAGCGGCAGAAGGCGCCCATCAGCGACGTCCTCAAACACGGACGGTTCGGTGTGGCGCGGGTGTTCTTCATGAACCTCGGCACCAACGCGCACTCCTACGTCTTCCAGGTGTTCATGGCGAGCTACCTGACCAGCCAACTCGAGATCGACAAGGCGTTCATCCCGAAGGTGCTCTTGATCGGCGCACTCTTCGCGTGTGTGTCGGCCTACGTCTTCGGCACCCTGTCGGATCGCTTCGGCAGGCGCCCGATGTATCTGATTGTGACTGGATTCCTACTGATCTTCCCGGTGCCGGCGTTCATGCTGCTCGGTACCCAGAGCCTGGTGTTGATCGGGCTGGTGATCGTGCTCGGCTTCGTCTTCGCAGGGTACGGCTCGGTGGGTGTGCAGTCCGCGTACTTCCCGGAGCTCTTCGGGTCGCGCTATCGCTACGCCGGCGTCGCGCTCGGCCGCGAGTTCTCGGCGGTGTTCGGCGGCGGAATCGCGCCGCTGATCTGTTCTGCGTTGGTGACCTGGGCGTCTGGATCATGGTGGCCGGTAGCGATCTACATGATGGCCATCATGGCGATCAGCCTCATTGCCACCATCGTCTCGCCGGAGACCGTCGACCGCGATCTGCTCACCGAAGAGGACGCCGGTGCACGAGTGCGGGTGTGA
- a CDS encoding SDR family oxidoreductase: protein MHECGCDLTGRTAVVTGASRGIGQAIAQGLLRAGADVVTLQRAKPGTELEGVASARGRRLTHHSVDLASEASIQEAVANVLAAQPIDILVNNAGAQIRNEAIDFGLGDLDTTMNINVRAVFQLCQLFGAPMIERGRGKIINLASMLSFQGGYRTSAYAASKGAVVQLTKALCNEWAARGVNVNAVAPGYLATEMTEALRADATRSQEISARIPASRWGAPSDVAGPVVFLASDAAAYVHGAVIPVDGGWLAR, encoded by the coding sequence GTGCACGAGTGCGGGTGTGATCTGACCGGGCGGACCGCGGTCGTCACCGGCGCATCACGCGGCATCGGGCAGGCGATCGCGCAGGGTTTGTTGCGCGCCGGCGCCGATGTGGTGACGCTGCAGCGCGCGAAGCCGGGGACCGAGCTGGAAGGCGTGGCGAGCGCCCGCGGGCGCCGGTTGACTCATCACAGTGTGGATCTCGCGTCCGAGGCGTCCATTCAAGAGGCCGTCGCGAACGTGCTGGCCGCGCAACCGATAGACATTCTGGTCAACAACGCTGGAGCCCAGATCCGCAATGAGGCAATCGATTTCGGCCTGGGTGACCTCGATACGACGATGAACATCAACGTCCGCGCGGTATTCCAGCTCTGTCAGCTCTTCGGCGCACCGATGATCGAACGTGGGCGCGGCAAGATCATCAACCTCGCGTCGATGCTGAGCTTTCAAGGCGGCTATCGGACGTCCGCGTATGCAGCGTCCAAGGGCGCGGTCGTTCAACTGACCAAGGCGCTGTGCAACGAGTGGGCGGCGCGCGGCGTGAACGTCAACGCCGTCGCACCGGGTTATCTGGCCACCGAGATGACCGAGGCGCTGAGGGCCGATGCCACGCGTAGCCAAGAGATCTCCGCGCGCATCCCAGCGTCACGTTGGGGCGCTCCGAGTGACGTGGCCGGCCCCGTCGTGTTCCTCGCCTCCGACGCGGCAGCGTACGTCCACGGTGCGGTGATACCGGTGGACGGTGGATGGCTGGCGCGATGA
- a CDS encoding bifunctional 4-hydroxy-2-oxoglutarate aldolase/2-dehydro-3-deoxy-phosphogluconate aldolase, translating into MSRVDFSPLLADDPVIAVLRADHAREYPPIIDALLGGGVRAIELTLSTAGVLAQISSLVDEFGDAVIGLGTVTSGEQAETAIENGAKFIVTPTVELDVIRIACDAGVPVFGGGLTPTELYRCWDAGASAVKLFPASVVGPRYIADVGGPFPEMKIVPSGGVGLDDVGAWIAAGAPAVSVGGPLLGDAFSGGDLVALSARARRFRTVAGDALARRKAVP; encoded by the coding sequence ATGAGCAGGGTCGATTTCTCGCCACTTCTCGCCGACGATCCGGTGATCGCGGTGCTGCGCGCGGATCACGCACGTGAGTACCCGCCGATCATCGATGCGCTTCTCGGCGGCGGCGTGCGTGCGATCGAACTGACGCTCAGCACGGCCGGGGTGCTCGCCCAGATAAGCAGCCTTGTCGATGAATTCGGCGATGCGGTGATCGGTCTGGGTACCGTCACGTCGGGCGAACAAGCCGAGACTGCGATCGAGAATGGCGCGAAGTTCATCGTGACGCCCACGGTGGAGCTCGACGTGATACGGATCGCGTGTGATGCGGGGGTGCCCGTGTTTGGCGGCGGGCTGACGCCGACCGAGCTGTACCGGTGCTGGGACGCGGGCGCTTCGGCGGTCAAACTGTTTCCCGCGTCCGTCGTCGGACCCCGCTATATCGCCGATGTCGGCGGCCCATTTCCGGAGATGAAGATCGTCCCCAGTGGCGGGGTCGGTCTCGATGACGTCGGAGCGTGGATCGCCGCGGGTGCACCGGCCGTCAGCGTCGGTGGGCCGCTGCTGGGCGACGCGTTCTCCGGCGGCGATCTGGTAGCGCTGAGCGCGCGCGCACGACGGTTCAGGACCGTTGCAGGCGACGCGCTTGCGCGGCGAAAAGCAGTGCCATGA
- a CDS encoding sugar kinase: protein MTGDPAAEVLTLGETMALVRASHPGPLMHASEMTLGMGGSESNFAIALRRLGSSVTWVGRIGVDSFGEYIRRELAAEQVDAVIVADSSAPTGLMIKERRTASTQKVWYYRAGSAGSRLSPEDLPLEKIRRARVVHVTGITPALSESAADTVDRAIEVARDAGVIVAFDVNYRASLWSPEVAGVVLRKLAARADIVFASDDEAALVAGPAADATELAHRIAELGPAQVIIKLGARGCVALIDGVEHRTDAIRIDALDTVGAGDGFVAGYISELLVGAKPSARLDTAVRVGAFACLVPGDWEGMPRRSELGLLDVSEPVTR, encoded by the coding sequence ATGACCGGGGACCCAGCCGCCGAGGTGCTCACGCTTGGCGAGACGATGGCACTTGTCCGCGCCAGCCACCCGGGACCGCTGATGCATGCGTCGGAGATGACCCTTGGCATGGGCGGCTCGGAGTCGAACTTCGCGATTGCACTTCGCCGCCTTGGCTCGTCGGTGACGTGGGTCGGCCGGATCGGTGTCGACAGCTTCGGCGAATACATCCGCCGCGAGCTCGCGGCGGAGCAGGTGGATGCGGTTATCGTGGCCGACTCGAGTGCGCCGACCGGCTTGATGATCAAGGAGCGGCGCACGGCGTCGACGCAGAAGGTGTGGTACTACCGAGCCGGCAGTGCGGGTTCGCGCCTGTCACCCGAAGACCTTCCGCTGGAGAAGATTCGCCGCGCCCGCGTTGTGCATGTCACCGGAATCACGCCCGCGCTGTCCGAATCGGCCGCCGACACCGTCGACCGTGCGATCGAGGTGGCTCGTGACGCAGGGGTGATCGTGGCGTTCGATGTCAATTACCGGGCGAGCCTGTGGTCACCCGAGGTCGCCGGGGTGGTGCTGCGCAAGCTGGCCGCGCGCGCCGATATCGTCTTCGCCAGTGATGACGAGGCGGCTCTGGTCGCCGGGCCCGCCGCCGATGCCACCGAACTCGCGCACCGGATCGCCGAACTCGGCCCTGCTCAGGTGATCATCAAACTCGGGGCGCGCGGGTGTGTGGCCCTCATCGACGGCGTCGAGCACCGCACGGATGCCATCAGGATCGACGCACTGGATACTGTCGGAGCGGGCGATGGATTCGTCGCCGGATACATCTCCGAACTGCTGGTGGGCGCGAAGCCATCGGCACGACTCGACACCGCCGTGCGGGTCGGCGCGTTCGCCTGCCTCGTCCCTGGCGACTGGGAGGGTATGCCGCGGCGCTCCGAGCTTGGACTACTGGACGTCAGCGAACCGGTCACCCGTTAG